The genomic region ctgttgcttTTATTACCCCCTCCATCCTCAAACCAGTATTCACCACTGTCAGctgaataaacattttttatggtgcaggacgaccctgttgatgttctctTATTAGAGAAGCTACATGAGAGTGTTTTCCCTTTGAACTCACGaacaacttcacaataagagaccccttcacaataaaaagttattgactcatattcaaagaactgtgctctgtttggatgaATAAGAAGAGGAGCTGCATCTAcaacaaggaaaaagaaagatatTCATTAAATAGGTGGAATATATTCCGATTCcaatatatttcaaaatataagaataaaatataagaataaaagaTTGATTTGTGTAAAATGATTAATAGCAGCATGACTACAGCGATGATTAGGTTTGAAAAGTTTTTCGTTCTAATTACAAGTCAGAAATTGTTGGAGcaccagaaaaagaaataaagaaattttAGTTTATGACTTCCAGTAAATAAATCACAAGGCAGcgactaaaaactaaaaacatatcCTTTTTTTAACCTAAATTCACAGCTTGTTTGGACCCACGTCTTCACAACATGTTGGGATGCAACATAGGATAAGTGTTCATTTCTTACAACAGCCAATGTTAAcagtatttttaactttttacctCTGTGCCGGTAACATCTGACAAAGTGAAGTATTCCCACCACCACCAGCGGAACCAGCAGCAAAACCGTGACAATGATCCAAGGGGTTGAACTGGAAGTGGAAGTAACTGTCTTTTTGCAACAGGGGGCAACTGTCTCGTTGCCAGAGGGAATGACTGTCTCGTTGGCAGAGGGAGTAACCCTCTCTTTTTGATCATCTGAAATGAGTACAGAACGCATTGTATTGTATTTCCAAAACATTATGACAGTTATTTGACAATAaactaatataatatactgGTTAAAGTCTAAATCTGGTGTAACTGTTGTCATATACTATACATAACATCTACCTATCAACTCTATTTTcaaatgttgctgtgtctcGCTTCTGACAGTCAaccagctctctgctgattctccagctccaaagatgctgcacttgtagagttCTTTATCAGACTTGGAAACACTGTTCATGATCATATTTCCTGTAGAGCTGGTATTGATCAAGactccatctttatagaaatcagctgaggtctgtgaggaagtcgtcttgtttctacaagtcagagttacagcttctccctccatcacaggaagagcaggaatttccaggatcactgaaccagctgaacaacaaggatgtaaaagcaGATTTAATGAAACACTCATGTTGAGATTATGATaacatgttgttgtcatgataaaaacttaccagtgacagtgatgttgacactgttgcttTTATTACCCCCTCCATCCTCAAACCAGTATTCACCACTGTCAGctgaataaacattttttatggtgcaggacgaccctgttgatgttctctTATTAGAGAAGCTACATGAGAGTGTTTTCCCTTTGAACTCACGaacaacttcacaataagagaccccctcacaataaaaagttattgactcatattcaaagaactgtgctctgtttggatgaATAAGAAGAGGAGCTGCATCTAcaacaaggaaaaagaaatatattcaTTAAATAGGTGGAATATAgtttcaaaatataataataaaatattagaataaaagATTGATTTGTGTAAAATGATTAATAGCAGCATGACTACAGCGATGATTAGGTTTGAAAAGTTTTTCGTTCTAATTACAAGTCAGAAATTGTTGGAGcaccagaaaaagaaataaagaaattttAGTTTATGTCTTCCAGTAAATAAATCACAAGGCAGcgactaaaaactaaaaacatatcCTTCAAAATGCTGAATGTGTTCATTGAGTAAATAACTCGTACTTACTaactttctgttcatgttcacatAGCAGCATCATCACAATTATCACTAAAgacatagaagaaaaaaaacaacaacagatggTTATAAGATCTAAGTGCTGATACAGATTATTGATACAGAAATTCACAAACTTGAGCTGAAAGTTTGTAccagagacagactcagtactcacgcagtttgatgcagagagctgtgacctccatgttgtcttgctactgactgaacatcagactgaagtgtaatgcAGGTGCACAGAGGggtctcttcctgttttttactTCTACTgttaatgtgtaatgtgattttttttagatcacaaactttttctctcttgcagCAGAAATAATCTAGTGGGTAAACATCAGTGGGTGAACTGAAATCATCAGTTGGTCAAAGTGTTTTACAGGtttcacaattaaaaatatattacttCTGCAGCCGCTATGTTGCTCAAACCACAGCAGTAAGCTGAGAGAATGGTTCAAGTCCCTATTGTAACAATCTCCCAAAATCTTTAAagttcaaatacacacataaattaaGCATCAGTaacttgattttgtttttttaatttcttttttgattttatatttcactcagaaacacacacgcaaacaaaTTTTGAATTCACTGGTCCTAATCCAAAACACAAAtgaagttatttttattgtcattaatgtgtgtatatgtgtgtgtatatatatatagctatgcagcagcttttttgttgtttgtttgtaataCTCGCTTAGACCACAAGAGAGGAGCACTACAACATGTTTTCAAtcacaatttaaataaacacaaggcaaacaaccaaacaaaaaagacGGTCTGATTATAATGACTAGTAGAATTCATCACATTAACATCCAACATATACATTTTCTGAGAGGAAAAATATCAAGCTAAAGTAAATGCATCATGAGACTTTTTTCTGTAAGGACTCTTGTAGACACGTCATATGTGAGGCGTGATCACATTATAGACCGCAAATTAGTAAGACAGCATGTTTCAGATTAAATGAAGCAACACTATGAAGTTAGAAGTTGACCACAGCGAGTTTATTTAaaagtcagcagcagctctgtgctgtttAAAAGTATTTTCACACGTGTGAACAGACGCTGCTGATGGAACAAGCTGATAAAACTGTCAGAATCTGATTAAAAGGGACATGTCATTTTTCATGTAAAAGtaaacacagatgtaaaaatgCCTCATTTATGCTTTATagtaaacacatgaaacatgtaaatgttaagtaacttcattaaacacacagctgtcttACTGTCAAAGTCAAATCCTCGTGTTATTAATTTACAAACACTGAGGGTAACTGGCCTTTAAAGCTCCTCCTCCAGTCAACTCACTCTCTGAAACCTGTGagacacaaaaaacatacagaacaaatataaataatacaaattacaACATGTCTCTTTCCTGCAAAAAGTTTAATTGGCACCTTTTTTTGCCCCAAAACCTATTTCCAAACTTGATGCAATCGTTTAACAGATGAAGAcgataaagacaaacaaaatatcCTTCTGTGCTAAAATTATGACATAATACTTCCTGTAAACGGGTTTATGTTAAACATGACAgctgacacatttatttattaattaaacttAATTTAACTAAAAATGTATTACTTTTTACTATAGTAAcaccattttaaaaacatctcaTTACCTTTCATTATAGCTGGTATATTTACTTAATACTTACATTTGAAaccttttaaaacataaaaataaaaccttcatGTCACACTGAATGATTCTAATAGTTGATTTCTGATTTCTACATAAAGTATATAATGATTTCTATGTTGTAATTACAATTTGTTAATTGTGAAAACTACAATGTATTATACTTTGTGCTTGGAAAATTAACTTGTCTAAActaataaatatgtgtgtttgtttccagctaTTATAACTAAGTTATTAAACATAAGAAAATCCACATCCTCCAGCTGATGcagttggtttaaaaaaaacaataacaaatcaGTTTCTTGCCAAAATAGTCCCACTCTAGAACACATTGCATTCACATTTAATCTACGTTCTAACAACAGCAAATATCTCagtaatatgtattttataatttatttttttttacctctgtgaCAGCAACCTTTGACAAAGTAAAGTAGCCCTACCAACACCAGCAGAAACAATATTTTGACAAGAGTTtgaaaattaacaaataaaatgtagtctaaagactttaatttttaaagatGTAAAGACTTAAGGTTTATATCTAAAGCAACAGTTGTCATTTACATCACATCTACATATAaactctgttttaaaatgttgttgtgcCTCACTTCTACTCACAGTCAaccagctctctgctgattctccagctccagagatgctgcacttgtagagtccttaATATAGATATAAACTTACAGTTTTTATTCTCATCCCCCTGATTTCAGTGGATTGTTTGTGTAAGAACAAACCTGCTCCAGAGCTCCTTTCAGTTTGTGGATATGTTGTCAGGacatatcatcatcatattgTCCAACTAACCCCTGAATCCACAGACAAAGAACAGGACCATGTTCTCTTGATTGtaagtttattttcatttattttactatacaATTGAAAAGCCAAGACAAATGGTGAAAACATTTCTATCTGCACATTTCCTGATGTTCCAAGTTgtcaaaaagtaatttaatgcTGCCTTAgagctgtttgttgtgtgttgtatgtCAGTGCTAAGAGTAGCTGACATCTGTCACCACAAAAAAAGGTAAACTGAGCAAAATCTACTCTTTCTACACGTTTTTCTGCTGGTTTCAGAATTAAATACTTTGAGATTCTATAGTTTCATTTGAAATACACATAAAATTCAAATCTACTCAATGTGTAAAGCTGCTTAATATTCAAAGGTCTAATAGAAGTGGAAAACACAAGGTCACCAGGTTGGGTCTCCTTTTACTCTCTTGAATTTCGATTATGTCTGTTAGTTTCCATTGTGGCTGCTTGTTAATTGACAGTGTAtcattgctgctgtttgtgttcactCTGTTTGGGTCGACCGAATTTTAGATTAAgtctattttttataataataatttacacgTAAAAATTAACCCCTTGGAGATATCATTGTGGACACAATTTAACAGTCGCCACATTTCAAGTGCCAAGGGTTTAGGGGTTCAGTGATTTATGCAGGTCCACATCAACATGTGGCTCGTAACTGGGGAAACCAATAACCAAACCACCAATACTGGGGTTCATAGGTCCTGATCACCTTTAGTGACATTTGGGACCATTCATGTCTAGTCTGGCTGTACTTGAGTCTATATAGGGTTAAGTCTCccttttgttaaaatgtatttattcatataagGTTGGACCTCTAAAGACCTGTAGTCTAGAGGGACTGCACTGAGGAAcctcagctgtttgtctgttgtctgccTAATGTCACAGTTTACGTATTCCAGTAAAAGTATGGTGGTATTAACATTAAGATTTGGAGCTTCCTTGATGCCTCTGGTCCTGGACAATTTGCCATCATaatgggaaaaaataaatttacaaGTTCATGAAAGTATTGTACAGGATATTGTCAAATGTGGTTCTAATAGTAATTAAAAATAGTTCACTTACTATTTCCTACAtcagttatttataatttgtTCAATACAGACATAttatgcatctttttttttttttttttggtaaaacAGGGAGAAAAACTGTCCTTAAatggcagatttttttttgttttttttgtaatactTGTTTTTACCACTGCACTGCAAACCAAGTTCAACATAGAGAGTGGGTATGACTGCAGACTTTCACCATAATAATGCTAATTCACACGTCATCGTGGTATTAGTTTAGACACACTGAGGgtaactgtgttttaaagcttCTTCAGTCAGCTCACTGAAACCTGTAAGACACAGAAAACGTACTGAACAAATATAAATAGTATAACTGTTATAATTTAAGAAATGAAGATGACtttaatagataaatatagatGTTTGTTGTCAAAAAAATTTACAGAAATATACGAAAATCTAAGTCAGGTTTGCAAACGCAGTAGATTTCAGCCTctaaaatccatccatccatgatTTTAACTGTTTGATCTCAGAGTCAAGTCGTCAATCTTAGCTGTCATTGGTGAGAGGTGGGATCCATTAAACACGTATGGGCAAATTAAAGTCACAAATTAACTCTAACCTAACATTTGCATGGCGGGAGCATGTTCACAGACAACAGCCTACCCATTTTTGACGCCACCGTATCACCTCTACCATCATCTCAAATGACATGAATTTGTATTGCCTATGTTCTTACATACTGGATTGTAGAATAGTATAGATCATCTTTTGAAGGTGGGTTGGAACCATCCAAAGGAACTGATGCAGCTGGTTCTACATTAAGAAAAGTTTATGTCAACATGTtgcaaaaatattcacatttaatttacttttagtGTTAAAATGGCTCTGTCTCTAGTGTTGGTTGTTCACAACATCAGTTACTATTCAAATGggtttttaatgaataatgacCAATAAAAACAGAGGTACTGTAATTTAGCTGACACAACAACTGAACCATCAGTAATGATGCTCTAAATCAGCTTAAGGTTATTTTATCTGTTGccataaatgtgtttcattgtgtCAGGATGAGTTAGATCTTTTGGGGAAAGTGGCCATTGACTTATCCAACACAATAGTTatagaagaacaacaacaaaattcCTGCATAATAAGATAATTCATGTTTAAGTTTACacttattttaagtttattgaGTAAGAAGAAACTATTTTGTGCACAAAAGTGTAAACATATCAGATTTGAAACAGTTATTCTTAAATTGGACCTTTAGATGGTTGTTGGGCAAACTCATTATGACAACACAAATCAGCTTTATGCTCTAGTGACCCTGCCTCCTAAAAGTTACATTCCTATACAACTAATTGCAACCAAATTTTGGAAGTAATGTAATGACCATGTTTTGATGTAACCTATTTTTTAATTagttcaaataaattaaaagcctcagtaataataataataaatgtttttgtagagCACTTTcttaaacatatgttacaaagtgcttaacaaaagaaacaaaaacacatgtagcccaacatGATCAgcttgagcaagcactaggcaaacagtgaagaggaaaaactccccctagaggaagaaaccttcagcagaatcAGGCTCAAGTTAaatggccatctgcctcgactggttggggtccaggaaacaataatacaaacaaaacaataatacaaacacaacttaCAAAAACAATAGCAACAGTCCTTAGGAAGATCGGTTCCAACGGAAAGACATTGTAAGTTAATGGAAAGTCTTCCTAAATAAAGATATGTCTTAGTTTAAAGAAGATCAGGCTCCCTGGTAGAGgtaaagtttaaattaaagtgaGTTGCAAATAGATGATTGGGATTAATGGTGGGTGTATATCATGCAGGGTTAATTGCTAATTGTAGCTTCTGGACTAATTAGGATTTGTCTCATATAATACATCtttaaacaactaaaacaaatcaaactttcTTGTTGCCAACTGGtcaatttgttatttgttttaaatggaCACTTGGATCATTGTCtccatatttcatatattttactacattttaatgTTCTGCTTTGTCTGAAATACTTTGACAACCTGACCTTGTGCTCTTAATAAAAGAAGCCAGGGGAATTATCTTACTGTAGATAAGGAAGTCATGTATATGTCCAGACCAGTTTACAGATACATGTCttgttttctcacctgtttgattcCCTGTTGAGCCTGATCCAGGTCTCAGTGTGGAGACATAAAACAATACTGCAATACAGCAAAAATGACGTCAACAATAAAAAACCATGAGGAGAAGAAGTCTCACTTTTTAGATTAAAAAAGTTTAACTTATAAAATGGACACAATGAGAGTCAGTTTCATTAAATTAGAACAAAACTGTGCTAAAAATGTCTTCCATAATAAGGATTCAAATTTGGCACTGACTTGCTATAGATTAAGCAAAAATCTagtaaacaataacacaaataatgttGCTATATTTTAATTATCGTCATTTTATGGCACATTTCCTTTGCTCTCACCAAACTTTGTTAAAAATCATACTTAAACATACTTCAAAGTACTAAATATCCACTAAGAAAACATTCTGGTgcttaaaaacatgtttttattaagttaaCATCTTGTTTGAACCCACGTATTCACACCGTGTCTGACATGTTGGGATGAATCTTTGAATAcctattttttttacaaaaggaaataggaaatgtatttttaaacttgATTTTATTTACCTTTGACAAAGAGAATTAGCCCCACCACCAGCAGAACCACCAGCAAAACCGTGACAATGATCCATGGGGTGGAACTGGAAGTGGAAGTAACTGTTTCTTTACAACAGGGGGTAAGTGTCTCGTTGGTAGAGGGAGTAACCCTCTGTTTGTGACCATCTGAAATGAGTATAGAAcctattgtattgtatttccCAAACATTTTGACAGCTATTTGACAATTAACTAATATAATGTGGTGCCTACTATATCTAGTGTAACTGTTGTCATATATGCGACATCTACTTAACAACtctattttcaaatgtttctttgtctcacCTTTGACCATCAaccagctctctgctgattctccagctccagagatgctgcacttgtagagtccttcattaGACTTAGAAACATTgtggatgatcatgtttcctgtagagctgctatTGATCAAGACTCCATAATTATAAAAATCTGCTGagttctgtgaggaagtcgtcttATTTCTACAtctcagagttacagcttcaccctccatcacaggaagagcaggaatttccaggatcactgaaccagctgaacaacaaggatgtaaaagctgatttaatgatacactcatgttgagttaatgacaaaatgttgttgtcatgataaaaacttaccagtgacagtgatgatgacacTGTTGCTTTTATTCCCACCTTCACCCTCAAACCAGTATTTTCCACTGTCAgctggaaaaacatttgttatagTGCAGGACGAGCCTGTTGCTGTTCTCTTATGAGAGAAGTTACATGAGGGTGTTTTCCCATTGGACTCGCGaacaacttcacaataagagaccccctcacaataaaaagttagtgACTCATATtgaaagaactgtgctctgtttggatcaatattaagagaagctgcatctgaaacaaagaaaaagaaagagattcacaaaacagctggaatatattttctaaatataagaataaaagaTTGAACTAGTGTAAAATGATTAATAGCAGCATAACTACAGCGATGATTGAACAAGGTTTTTAATTCTAACTACAAGTCAGAAATTGTTGGATcaccagaaaaagaaataaataaattttagTTTACAACTTCttgtaaataaattacaaaacaaagacTAAAAACTATAAACCATATCcttcaaaatgctaaatgtgttcagtgagtaaataactggtacttacaaactttctgatcatgttcacctagcagcagcatcacaattATCACTgaggagacaaaacaaagaagcaaCAGATAGTTATAAGATGTGctgatacagaaaaaaacacaaacttaatgtttgtactataaagtaacagagacagactcagtactcacacagtttgatgcagagagctatgacctccatgttgtcttgctgctgactgaacatcagactgaagtgtaatgtaggTGCACAGAGGTGTTACTTCGTGTTTTCTCACATCTgctgtgaattattttttttcagatcacaaactttttcttctcttgcAGCAGAAATAATCTAGCGGGTGAACTGAAATCATCAGTAGGTCAAAGTGTTTTACAGGTATcagaattaaaaatatattacttCTACAGCCGCTATGCTGCATTTGAACTCAAACCACAGCAGTAAGTTGAGAAAATGGTTCATGTCCTATTGTAGCAATTTCACAGTGACACTGCTGACACACTGAtgtttggttatttttttattaatagcTTATTCTAAGATTGCAAGTttccacaaatacacacataaatgcagtaTCAGTAActtgattttcatgtttttatttctttagtttattttttgtttttatctttaactcagaaaaacacacatgcaaacacacatttaattcaCAAGTCCTACTCTGCCCCCTGCAGTACAACACCAAGCATGTTGTAGTtggaaatacaaagaaattattttcattctcATTAATCTACATTTACTATTCCATAATGCCAAACTAAAAGTGGATTTTTTAAAAGAGAAATTGTTGCAGAgttatgaaaaaggaaaactggaaATACATCAGCAGAAGTAATCAGACACTTTCAAACAACACTCTCTGAACATCCCATTGCTGCTCCTCTTCTTATTGAACCAGCATTGCTACCTCAACCAGCAAACCACAGACAGCTCAGGGGCAGCTGTACTCTTGGGTAAGAAGCTGCTCGTGGCAGTTGCTTTGCTGCTCTCTGAAACTAGTTTGTGTAAACCCTGTATCTGATGTGCTATTTCTGACTTGGAACACTAGGTAATTGTAATTAGTTCAATCCCTGTAAACTCTGTTTTTGGGactctttgttgtttcttttattttgtccatgttCAGTTGGTCCATTTGTTATGCctattatttattgttgagtACGTAAAAGTTTTGACTCAACAATGAATAGAATTAGCTAAATAACATATAACTTAATCACAGACAAAGTTGGGTGATGCAGtaggacaatgaccctaaacatcaAAGTTAAGGAGGAAAAGAATGGTTGTTTCCCATCTCCATTTGGtagtggcccagtcagagcctACACTTTAACCCATTAAAAATGATGTTGTGAGGAATGGGACTGACAGGGaggatacatttattaacaaaacacaggaagagGGGGAAACCAACCAAACACTAACAAGTACCAACATAAAGAGACCCGAAGAATACGCTGAgtaagtacaaacaaaaaccataaacagaaatacaaagtaacaaacgtAATCACTGCGAAATGCAGGCAAAATGcgaacattacattacattaatatgaagcaaacaagacaaagtaacaacgaaaaataCACTACACAACAATATGTCAGAGGTGTACAGGAAATGTTTGCTGTTCAATAAGGGCATGAAATACCAGGACTGTGACTTATCAGCTCAAGAATATCAGATAAAATTTTATTAGCATTTTAGGTAGAGAAATAGCCAGGTTTTCTTActtctatataaaaaaaaagaaataaaacaattctgTCTGATTATAATGACcctagtatatatatatatatatatatatatatatatatatatatatatatatatatatatatatatatatatatatatatatatatatataatctagccacaggggttgcaagccagtgacttctgtgccggtcccaagcccggataaatagagagggttgcgtcaggaagggcattcggcgtaaaaattgccaaaataaccatgcgaatcattcaaaaggagtgatcctgaagggggagtttgtaaacagtgttctagaggtgaaaagagtctcagacagggtgatgagcctaaagctagaaattgaaggggtgatgatgaatgtagtcagtgggtatgcgccacaggttggctgtgagttagaagagaaggagacatTCTGGAGTGactttgatgaggtcatagagagtatccccagaggagagagagtagttgttggagcagactttaatgggcaggttggtgagggcaacagaggtgatgaggaatggaggagaagcgttctggttccgatctttaagaacaagggtgacacggagaactgcagcaactacagaggaataaagttgatgagccacacaatgaagctgtgggaaagagtagtggaagccaggcttaggaagaaggtggagatttgtgagcagaaGTATGGttttcatgccccgtaagagcaccactgatgccatttttgctttgagaatgttgatggaaaagtacagagatggtcagaaggagctgcattgtgtctttgtagatttagagaaggcgtatgacagggtgccgagggaggagctgtggtactgtatgaggtcgtcgggagtggcagagaagtacgtcagagtagttctggacatgtatgagagaagtatgacagtggtgagatgtgctgtaggtcagacagaggagttcaaggtggaggtgggactacaccaaggatcagctttgagtcccttcttgtttgctatgttgatggacaggctgacagatgaggtcagacaggaatctccctggacaatgatgtttgcagatgacattgtaatttgcagtgagagtagagagcaggtagaggaacagctggaaaggtggaggtttgctctggaaagaagaggcatgaaggtcagtcgtagtaagacagaatacatgtgtctaaacgagagggatcaaggtagaagcgttaggttacagggggctgaggtgaagaaggtgcaggagtttaagtacttggggtcaacagttcagtgtgatggagtgtggaaaagaggtgaagaggagagtgcaggcaggttggagcgggtggaggaaagtatcaggagtgttgtgttacaaaagagtgtcagcaagactcaaaggaaaggtgtacaagacagtggtgagaccagctctgctgtatgggttagagacggtagcagtgagaaagagacaagaggctgagatggaggtagcagagatgaagatgttgaggttctccttaggagtgaccaggttagacagaataaggaacgagtacatcagagggacggctcacgttgcctgtgttagcgacaaagtcagagaggccagactgagatggttcggacatgttcagaggagggatagtgagtatattggtagaaggatgttggagatggagctgccaggcaggaggacaagaggacgaccaaagaggagatatatggatgttataacagaggacatgaggttggctagtgttagggtagaagatgttcatgatagagtgaggtggaaaaggatgattcgctgtggcgacccctgatgggaaaagccgaaagagaagaagaagaagaagatatatatatatgtatatatatatatataggagaacaaggctgta from Anabas testudineus chromosome 18, fAnaTes1.2, whole genome shotgun sequence harbors:
- the LOC117153116 gene encoding uncharacterized protein LOC117153116 — its product is MVLFFVCGFRDAAPLLIHPNRAQFFEYESITFYCEGVSYCEVVREFKGKTLSCSFSNKRTSTGSSCTIKNVYSADSGEYWFEDGGGNKSNSVNITVTAGSVILEIPALPVMEGEAVTLTCRNKTTSSQTSADFYKDGVLINTSSTGNMIMNSVSKSDKELYKCSIFGAGESAESWLTVRSETQQHLKIELIDDQKERVTPSANETVIPSGNETVAPCCKKTVTSTSSSTPWIIVTVLLLVPLVVVGILHFVRCYRHRDDQKERVTPSANETVIPSGNETVAPCCKKTVTSTSSSTPWIIVTVLLLVPLVVVGNFVRVTPE
- the LOC113168285 gene encoding low affinity immunoglobulin gamma Fc region receptor II-like, translating into MFSQQQDNMEVIALCIKLLIIVMLLLGEHDQKVYAASLNIDPNRAQFFQYESLTFYCEGVSYCEVVRESNGKTPSCNFSHKRTATGSSCTITNVFPADSGKYWFEGEGGNKSNSVIITVTAGSVILEIPALPVMEGEAVTLRCRNKTTSSQNSADFYNYGVLINSSSTGNMIIHNVSKSNEGLYKCSISGAGESAESWLMVKVTSTSSSTPWIIVTVLLVVLLVVGLILFVKVLFYVSTLRPGSGSTGNQTGFSELTEEALKHSYPQCV